One segment of Thermococcus profundus DNA contains the following:
- the lysS gene encoding lysine--tRNA ligase yields the protein MVHWADYMAGKIIRERGDKEEYVVESGITPSGYVHIGNFREFFTAYIVGHALRDRGKKVRHIHMWDDYDRFRKVPKNVPPEWKEHLTKPVREVPDPWSCHESYADHFMSLFEEEVSKLGIEVDFLHASELYRSGEYAEEVKLALENRDEIKAILDEFRDRAKQPHLEDSWQPVMVYCPHCRKEADFVSWDGEWKVRYKCPQCGAEGETDIREGNVKLRWRVDWPMRWAHFKVDFEPAGKDHLAAGSSYDTGKEIVKLFGWKAPLTLMYEFVGIKGQKGKMSGSKGNVILLSDLFEVLEPGIIRFIYAKARPNKELKIDLGLGLLNLYDEFDKVERIYFGLEHAKNSEEEEELKRTYELSMPKLPERLLAQAPFRFLATLVQMPHLDEDGIIRILQEQGHVPENLTEEDIERIRLRIRLAKNWVEKYAPEEVKFSLLEKPPEIELGPEVREAMLEVAEWLETHEKFSVDDLNNVIFDAAKKRGIPSKKWFKTLYNVFIGKDRGPRLAPFLASLKKEFVVRRLRMEA from the coding sequence ATGGTTCACTGGGCAGACTACATGGCCGGGAAGATAATCAGGGAAAGGGGCGACAAGGAGGAGTACGTCGTCGAGAGCGGGATAACCCCGAGCGGTTACGTTCACATAGGCAACTTCCGCGAGTTCTTCACAGCTTATATAGTCGGACATGCACTCCGCGACAGGGGTAAGAAGGTGAGGCACATCCACATGTGGGACGACTACGACCGCTTTAGGAAAGTGCCGAAGAACGTCCCGCCCGAGTGGAAGGAGCACCTCACGAAGCCCGTCCGTGAGGTTCCAGACCCCTGGAGCTGCCACGAGAGCTACGCTGACCACTTCATGAGCCTCTTCGAGGAGGAGGTTTCAAAGCTCGGCATCGAAGTGGACTTCCTCCACGCGAGCGAGCTGTACAGGAGCGGTGAATACGCGGAGGAGGTTAAGCTGGCCCTTGAAAATAGGGATGAGATAAAGGCCATCCTCGACGAATTCCGCGACAGGGCCAAGCAGCCGCACCTAGAGGATTCCTGGCAGCCTGTAATGGTCTACTGCCCGCACTGCAGGAAGGAGGCGGACTTCGTTTCCTGGGACGGCGAGTGGAAAGTCCGCTATAAATGCCCACAGTGCGGTGCCGAGGGAGAGACGGACATCCGCGAGGGCAACGTCAAGCTCCGCTGGCGCGTCGACTGGCCGATGAGGTGGGCCCACTTCAAGGTTGACTTCGAGCCGGCTGGAAAGGACCATCTAGCGGCTGGAAGCTCCTATGACACTGGAAAGGAGATAGTCAAACTCTTCGGCTGGAAGGCTCCACTAACGCTCATGTACGAGTTCGTCGGCATTAAGGGACAGAAGGGCAAGATGTCTGGAAGCAAGGGCAACGTGATTCTGCTTTCCGACCTCTTTGAGGTTCTCGAGCCCGGGATAATCCGCTTTATCTACGCGAAGGCTAGGCCGAACAAGGAGCTGAAAATAGACCTCGGTCTCGGCCTGCTCAACCTCTACGACGAGTTTGACAAGGTTGAAAGGATATACTTCGGTCTTGAGCATGCTAAAAACTCGGAGGAAGAGGAAGAGCTGAAGAGAACCTACGAGCTATCAATGCCGAAGCTTCCTGAGAGACTCCTCGCCCAGGCCCCGTTCCGCTTCCTGGCTACTCTCGTCCAGATGCCCCACCTGGATGAGGACGGGATAATAAGGATTCTCCAGGAGCAGGGACACGTCCCCGAGAACCTAACCGAAGAGGACATAGAGAGGATAAGGCTCCGCATACGCTTAGCTAAGAACTGGGTCGAGAAGTACGCGCCCGAGGAAGTTAAGTTCAGCCTGCTTGAGAAGCCCCCTGAGATCGAGCTTGGGCCGGAAGTCAGGGAGGCTATGCTTGAAGTTGCGGAGTGGCTGGAAACCCACGAGAAGTTCAGCGTCGATGACCTTAACAACGTCATCTTTGACGCGGCGAAGAAGCGTGGAATCCCGAGCAAGAAGTGGTTCAAGACCCTCTACAACGTCTTCATCGGCAAGGACAGGGGGCCAAGACTTGCCCCGTTCCTGGCTTCTCTTAAAAAGGAGTTCGTGGTAAGGCGCCTCCGCATGGAGGCATGA
- a CDS encoding diacylglycerol/polyprenol kinase family protein has protein sequence MVPDWPLWAGIAASFILASIYGTRRLGPEWAWVNRKIIHFSIVPAVLMFYYGLIPAWVFSIAAFAFGAFQLWPHLERREFSWYQIEHNYGEVFFAFSASVIPLIFPPKYTTALLLAMAVSDGITGIIRHYYFKRNGFNVKLKKHWTGSLGYFLTALPIALWLLDGGIIGKALWAAVLMLAEYQRWLDDNLAVPVVGSLLYLLY, from the coding sequence ATGGTTCCGGACTGGCCCCTATGGGCTGGCATAGCCGCCTCCTTCATCCTGGCCTCAATATACGGGACGAGAAGGCTCGGCCCAGAGTGGGCGTGGGTGAACAGGAAGATAATCCACTTCAGCATCGTCCCGGCCGTTCTGATGTTTTACTACGGTCTAATCCCCGCGTGGGTTTTTAGCATAGCTGCCTTTGCCTTTGGGGCGTTTCAGCTGTGGCCCCATCTGGAGCGGAGGGAGTTCTCGTGGTACCAGATAGAGCACAACTACGGGGAGGTCTTCTTCGCCTTCTCCGCCTCAGTTATTCCCCTGATATTCCCACCGAAGTACACCACTGCACTTCTGCTGGCGATGGCCGTAAGCGATGGAATTACGGGGATAATCAGACACTACTACTTCAAGCGGAACGGCTTCAACGTGAAGCTCAAAAAGCACTGGACTGGAAGCTTGGGCTACTTTCTCACGGCTTTACCGATAGCCCTCTGGCTCCTGGATGGAGGGATAATAGGAAAGGCCCTCTGGGCGGCCGTTCTCATGCTCGCCGAGTACCAGAGATGGCTCGATGACAATCTGGCCGTTCCGGTGGTCGGATCACTCTTGTACCTCCTCTACTGA
- the psmB gene encoding archaeal proteasome endopeptidase complex subunit beta produces the protein MEEKKTGTTTVGIRAKDGVVLAADTQASLGNMVETLNIRKILPITDRIAITTAGSVGDVQALARMLEAQARYYQFTWGRPMTTRAMANLLSNILNENKWFPYMVQILIGGYVDEPELASLDALGGLVFEKYTATGSGSPFAIAIIEDGYREDMSIEEARDLAVRAVRTAGKRDVYTGERKVQVVTITRDGMKEELVEFKE, from the coding sequence ATGGAGGAGAAGAAGACCGGAACGACTACCGTGGGGATAAGGGCCAAGGATGGGGTGGTTCTCGCCGCCGATACCCAGGCATCCCTCGGCAACATGGTCGAGACCCTCAACATAAGGAAGATCCTCCCGATAACCGACAGGATAGCCATAACCACCGCGGGGAGCGTTGGAGACGTCCAGGCCTTGGCTAGAATGCTCGAGGCCCAGGCGCGCTATTACCAGTTCACCTGGGGGAGGCCGATGACCACGAGGGCCATGGCTAATCTGCTCAGCAACATCCTCAACGAGAATAAGTGGTTCCCGTACATGGTTCAGATACTCATAGGGGGCTACGTTGATGAGCCCGAACTCGCCAGTCTAGATGCCCTCGGTGGGCTGGTATTTGAGAAGTACACCGCGACCGGCTCGGGCAGTCCTTTCGCCATAGCCATTATCGAAGATGGTTATAGGGAGGACATGAGCATTGAAGAAGCAAGGGATCTCGCTGTTAGGGCAGTAAGGACCGCCGGGAAGAGGGATGTCTACACCGGCGAGAGGAAGGTTCAGGTCGTTACCATAACCCGGGATGGAATGAAGGAGGAGTTAGTTGAATTCAAGGAGTGA
- a CDS encoding class I SAM-dependent methyltransferase, with product MSFEKYYSVFKAYSDVYSDEYKRRIETLEPLLLKYMPQKGRVLDLACGAGGFSFLLEDLGFQVVGLDSSESMLERAKEFAKDRRSKVEFIKGDARNLPFDENSFDYVLLIDSLIHFEPGELNAVFKEIGRVLKPGGRFVIQFTDLRELLPVLMNGQVVGAEYWISKVLTDPDEKTVVIEFQSEKESFRVRFNVWGKTAVELLAKLYFRRIAEERLNEHSYFQVYVPKK from the coding sequence ATGAGCTTTGAGAAGTACTACTCCGTATTCAAGGCATACAGCGACGTGTACTCCGACGAGTACAAGAGGAGGATCGAAACTCTTGAACCACTCCTTCTCAAATACATGCCCCAAAAAGGCAGAGTTCTAGATCTCGCCTGCGGCGCTGGGGGCTTTTCTTTCCTTCTCGAAGACCTGGGATTTCAGGTGGTCGGCCTCGACTCAAGTGAATCAATGCTGGAGAGGGCCAAGGAGTTTGCAAAGGACAGGAGGTCAAAGGTGGAGTTCATCAAAGGAGACGCGAGGAATCTTCCCTTCGACGAGAACTCCTTCGATTACGTCCTCCTCATAGACAGCCTCATCCACTTCGAACCCGGGGAACTCAACGCCGTCTTCAAAGAGATCGGGAGGGTTCTCAAACCAGGGGGAAGGTTCGTCATCCAGTTCACTGACCTCAGGGAACTGCTCCCCGTTTTGATGAACGGCCAGGTGGTCGGGGCGGAGTACTGGATAAGCAAAGTCCTGACGGATCCCGATGAAAAGACAGTGGTCATAGAGTTCCAGAGCGAGAAGGAGAGCTTTAGGGTGCGCTTCAACGTGTGGGGAAAAACGGCCGTCGAACTGCTGGCAAAGCTGTACTTCAGGAGGATAGCCGAGGAGAGGCTCAACGAGCACAGCTACTTCCAGGTGTACGTGCCGAAGAAGTGA
- a CDS encoding ABC transporter ATP-binding protein: MRLDVRVSFSYNGEEILKDVSFGAHKGELLAIIGPNGAGKSTLLKCIAGILKPEGRITLDGLDLLSMKPSERAKLVSYVPQTSFPEFSFTIEEFVEMGAYFTQGSVEVALKRVGLWERRNESVFALSGGEYQLVLIARALAQGGRVLLLDEPTSHLDVNNALEIMELLRELKDEKVVIAVLHDLNLALRYADRLLVLRKGSKVWEGKASELDPKVLEEVYGVRVEFVEGKLGRAIVASP, from the coding sequence ATGAGGCTCGATGTGAGGGTCTCCTTCTCGTACAACGGGGAGGAGATCCTTAAGGACGTTTCGTTTGGGGCTCACAAGGGAGAGCTTCTGGCCATAATAGGGCCCAACGGTGCCGGGAAGTCCACCCTGCTGAAGTGCATAGCTGGGATCCTTAAGCCGGAAGGAAGAATTACCCTCGACGGCCTCGATCTCCTCTCCATGAAACCCTCTGAGAGAGCGAAACTTGTTTCCTACGTTCCTCAGACATCCTTTCCGGAGTTCAGCTTCACCATAGAGGAGTTCGTTGAGATGGGAGCTTATTTCACTCAGGGAAGCGTTGAGGTTGCCTTAAAGCGCGTTGGCCTCTGGGAGAGGAGGAATGAATCCGTCTTTGCCCTCTCTGGAGGGGAGTACCAGCTGGTCCTTATAGCGAGGGCCCTGGCGCAGGGGGGAAGAGTTCTCCTCCTTGACGAACCAACGAGCCATCTTGATGTAAACAACGCCCTGGAGATAATGGAGCTCCTGAGAGAGCTCAAAGACGAGAAGGTGGTTATAGCGGTGCTCCACGATCTCAACTTAGCACTGAGGTACGCTGACAGGCTCCTTGTTCTAAGGAAAGGCTCTAAGGTTTGGGAAGGGAAAGCGAGCGAGCTTGATCCCAAGGTTCTTGAGGAGGTTTATGGGGTTCGCGTTGAGTTCGTCGAGGGAAAGCTGGGCAGGGCCATTGTTGCGTCCCCATGA
- a CDS encoding PhoI: MEVELERMGIFFPASLEIQEELLKAGFKVPYDKETGRKTPIPVVVSSRGERRLRMNRLLKATDFESDGKFALVPGERAIIEIEPTERGFLILKPKPLEYHLEEMGFVSVPPRIWGTWASFSIPFSFYGELADFLSEFKGAETNGFYLASKGSGKRIEVYAYKGRNRKDLGIPVFGYALGLQGLTLADEYLREKAEENGVPEERLRYLKLGLRKRRETKAGLKIGVVWEDGKPSEITLKLSTTEPRIKIQGLYSELMGKSRGELTRTDEWYIVVHTEDFANALSKVMSAFG; this comes from the coding sequence ATGGAAGTTGAATTAGAGAGGATGGGAATATTCTTTCCAGCTTCCCTCGAGATACAGGAAGAGCTCCTGAAGGCGGGCTTTAAGGTACCCTACGACAAGGAAACCGGAAGGAAAACGCCGATTCCAGTGGTCGTCAGCTCAAGGGGCGAGCGAAGGCTAAGGATGAACAGGCTTCTGAAGGCAACGGACTTCGAGAGTGATGGAAAGTTCGCGCTGGTGCCAGGTGAGAGGGCGATCATTGAGATAGAGCCAACGGAGAGGGGTTTTCTGATACTGAAACCGAAGCCCCTCGAATATCACCTCGAGGAAATGGGCTTCGTGTCCGTTCCGCCGAGGATATGGGGAACGTGGGCGAGCTTTTCAATCCCCTTCTCTTTCTATGGGGAGCTCGCCGATTTCCTCAGCGAGTTCAAGGGGGCAGAAACCAACGGCTTCTATCTGGCATCGAAAGGCTCCGGGAAGAGGATAGAGGTCTATGCGTACAAGGGACGGAACAGGAAGGACTTGGGAATCCCCGTCTTCGGCTACGCCTTGGGCCTTCAAGGGCTAACTCTAGCGGACGAGTATCTTCGCGAGAAGGCCGAAGAGAACGGTGTTCCCGAGGAGAGGCTCCGCTACCTTAAGCTGGGCCTCAGGAAGAGAAGGGAAACAAAAGCTGGGTTGAAAATTGGCGTCGTATGGGAAGATGGTAAGCCAAGCGAGATTACCCTCAAGCTCTCGACGACTGAGCCGCGGATAAAGATTCAGGGTCTCTACAGCGAGCTGATGGGGAAGTCAAGGGGTGAGCTGACGAGGACGGATGAGTGGTACATCGTCGTCCACACGGAGGACTTTGCCAACGCACTAAGCAAGGTAATGAGCGCCTTCGGATAA
- a CDS encoding DUF1614 domain-containing protein, producing MPRYRYVIPPIALPFFLLLLLLFAFFFTIFSGIVTAAFQRLGIPPAVAYTLFLVSLLGSLINIPIAEEKSYVPVVRVKEVRFFGIQYPVPYFDWEEQKVVIAVNVGGALVPLSIVLYETMRLISLEEYGVLLQLAVSIALASAISYSVARPVPGVGIALPTLVPPLIAVSIALLIGGPYKPLIAYASGTMGVLIGADLMNWKRIKNLGAQMVSIGGAGTFDGIFLAGVIAVLLV from the coding sequence ATGCCCCGTTATAGGTACGTGATACCCCCAATAGCGTTGCCTTTCTTTTTGCTCCTCCTGCTTCTTTTTGCGTTCTTCTTCACGATATTTTCTGGAATCGTGACTGCGGCCTTCCAGAGGCTTGGCATACCCCCTGCCGTCGCATACACCCTCTTCCTCGTTTCCCTCCTCGGAAGCCTGATCAACATACCGATAGCCGAGGAGAAATCGTACGTCCCGGTCGTTAGGGTGAAGGAGGTTCGCTTCTTCGGAATCCAGTATCCTGTCCCATATTTCGACTGGGAGGAACAGAAGGTTGTTATAGCCGTCAATGTTGGTGGCGCCCTCGTTCCCCTCAGCATAGTGCTCTACGAAACGATGAGGCTCATCTCCCTGGAAGAGTACGGGGTTCTGCTCCAGCTTGCGGTTTCAATTGCCCTTGCCTCTGCAATAAGCTATAGCGTTGCCAGACCCGTCCCGGGAGTTGGGATAGCCCTTCCCACCCTGGTCCCTCCTCTCATTGCGGTCTCCATTGCCCTCTTAATCGGTGGCCCGTATAAGCCCCTCATAGCCTACGCCAGTGGGACAATGGGTGTTCTTATAGGGGCCGATCTGATGAACTGGAAGCGCATCAAAAACCTCGGTGCCCAGATGGTCAGCATTGGTGGGGCTGGGACTTTTGACGGCATATTCCTAGCGGGGGTTATAGCGGTTCTACTCGTTTGA
- a CDS encoding magnesium-dependent phosphatase-1 yields the protein MRLLVLDLDGTLWDHEDASQLTPPYEFHEDYLVDACGEELHLFPGVCEFLEWASERFLLSIASWNVEEKVRPILEGFDLWDYFLFPKIEGHPDKADMIRRIIEELESIGYTIDDVIYVDDMAIHVDRIKMELLDVDFIHMWVDVKSFEELRQLLEKLEWGD from the coding sequence ATGAGGCTTCTGGTTCTTGACCTCGATGGCACCCTTTGGGATCACGAGGACGCTTCTCAGCTTACGCCACCATACGAATTTCATGAGGACTACCTCGTCGACGCCTGTGGTGAAGAACTGCACCTTTTTCCAGGTGTCTGTGAGTTCCTCGAGTGGGCCAGCGAGCGCTTTCTCCTTTCAATAGCCAGCTGGAACGTTGAAGAAAAGGTCAGGCCCATTTTGGAGGGCTTTGACCTCTGGGACTACTTCCTCTTCCCGAAAATTGAGGGCCATCCTGACAAGGCAGACATGATACGGAGGATCATTGAGGAACTGGAGTCGATCGGCTACACCATTGACGACGTCATCTACGTTGATGATATGGCAATCCACGTCGACAGGATCAAGATGGAGCTCCTCGATGTGGATTTCATCCACATGTGGGTTGACGTAAAGTCTTTTGAGGAACTCAGGCAACTCTTGGAAAAGCTGGAGTGGGGTGACTGA
- a CDS encoding DUF366 family protein, with protein MELFIVKDRRIDYDGSAIQSHWAYRNFGILGNSVVVFRGKCDVKVEEMIDIEDLRESKEIKSDDMVHYIIEVFDLVNTLFASTLQKLFIAKLCEVLREYGIKTERRGDDIYVNGRKLSISIATVSPVSVKIHIGINVEARGIPEGVEAIGLKELGITDIDEFMEKTGKALVEEFNKVKKDSLKVRWAQ; from the coding sequence ATGGAACTGTTTATCGTTAAGGACAGAAGAATAGACTACGACGGCTCGGCCATTCAGAGTCACTGGGCCTACAGGAACTTTGGAATCCTCGGCAACTCAGTTGTAGTCTTCCGAGGGAAGTGCGACGTTAAAGTGGAGGAGATGATTGATATAGAAGACCTCAGGGAGAGCAAAGAGATAAAGAGCGACGACATGGTGCACTACATTATCGAGGTGTTCGATCTGGTAAACACCCTCTTTGCCTCGACCCTCCAGAAGCTCTTCATAGCGAAGCTGTGCGAGGTTTTGAGAGAGTACGGGATAAAGACAGAAAGGAGGGGCGACGACATCTACGTTAACGGCAGGAAGCTCAGCATATCGATAGCAACAGTTTCTCCCGTCAGCGTGAAGATCCACATCGGGATAAACGTCGAAGCCAGGGGGATTCCTGAAGGCGTTGAGGCAATAGGTCTAAAGGAGCTCGGCATTACAGACATTGATGAGTTTATGGAGAAGACCGGTAAGGCGCTTGTTGAAGAGTTCAACAAGGTAAAGAAGGACAGCCTGAAGGTGCGCTGGGCTCAGTAG
- a CDS encoding ribose-phosphate diphosphokinase has translation MMVIGSGASHLREEIESLGVDLGKVEIRKFPDGEKYVRVLSFGEEATVVQSTYKPQDENILEALILGDALRESGFDRLRLVVPYLAYSRQDRVTKEGEPVSVRAVMRALGLYYDELYVVDVHNPKTLRFFPGKAVNLSPARAIAEYFREKLGEGIVLAPDKGARERAKAVAEKLGLEFSHFEKKRISPTEVQMRPVDIEVEGRNVLIVDDIISTGGTMIKAANLLRDMGAGKVFVAATHGVFAEGAIERVSEAVDELAVTNTIPTPVSKISIVPDIVKL, from the coding sequence ATGATGGTCATTGGATCCGGTGCATCTCACCTTAGAGAAGAGATCGAAAGCCTTGGTGTAGATCTTGGAAAAGTGGAGATAAGGAAGTTCCCCGACGGGGAGAAGTACGTGAGGGTTCTCTCGTTCGGTGAGGAGGCCACGGTTGTTCAGTCCACATACAAGCCGCAGGACGAGAACATCCTCGAGGCCCTCATCCTAGGGGATGCCCTGCGTGAGAGTGGATTTGACAGGCTGCGCCTCGTTGTTCCGTACCTGGCCTACTCAAGACAGGATAGGGTCACGAAGGAGGGGGAACCGGTAAGCGTCAGGGCGGTCATGAGGGCCCTGGGGCTCTACTACGATGAGCTTTACGTTGTTGACGTGCACAATCCAAAAACCCTGAGGTTCTTCCCCGGGAAGGCCGTCAACCTCTCACCTGCGAGGGCAATAGCCGAGTACTTCAGGGAAAAGCTTGGGGAGGGAATCGTTTTGGCTCCCGACAAGGGTGCTAGGGAGAGGGCAAAGGCAGTAGCGGAGAAGCTCGGTTTGGAGTTCAGTCATTTTGAAAAGAAGCGTATCTCCCCAACTGAAGTTCAGATGAGGCCCGTTGACATAGAGGTGGAGGGCAGGAACGTCCTCATAGTTGATGACATAATAAGCACCGGTGGAACGATGATTAAAGCGGCAAATCTGCTGAGGGATATGGGTGCTGGAAAAGTGTTCGTCGCGGCTACCCACGGGGTCTTCGCTGAGGGTGCGATAGAGAGGGTGAGTGAGGCGGTTGACGAGCTGGCCGTTACCAACACCATACCCACGCCTGTCTCGAAGATAAGCATAGTTCCAGACATAGTGAAGCTCTGA
- a CDS encoding FecCD family ABC transporter permease has product MRKWLATLIMLSLLSIFLGVYVGSVSVGPETVTSGIVHGVKTTLAGWLSSLSERLGSSLHSGTLMRLSSSLRDVAKEKPPRYFVIVWSLRLPRVLLAYLVGLSLASAGVASQALFKNPMADPYIIGVSGGASVGAALGMIYAPNYVSIFSFLFALAAVYVVYSVARVDGRIPIDTLLLAGVAFGFMAGAVTSYLVLTLGPKAHLTQMWLLGSFNDATWADVRDVFIVSLAGLSFLLWKWRELNLLLFGEESVALGLDVERFRKEVILVITVMSGVAVATSGIIGFIGLVGPHIARLLVGPNHRRLTINAALLGGILMVLADLVARIIARPTEIPVGIVTAMMGGPFFLYLLRKHKRGEMRL; this is encoded by the coding sequence ATGCGGAAGTGGCTGGCGACCCTTATCATGCTCTCGCTCCTCTCGATCTTCCTGGGAGTTTACGTGGGGTCCGTGAGCGTAGGACCGGAAACCGTTACTTCTGGGATAGTTCACGGAGTAAAGACTACGCTGGCTGGGTGGCTCTCTTCGCTCTCTGAGAGGCTTGGTTCATCCCTTCACTCCGGGACCCTCATGAGGCTCTCTTCATCCCTCCGCGATGTTGCCAAAGAGAAGCCTCCAAGATACTTCGTGATAGTGTGGAGCCTTCGTCTTCCTCGCGTTCTGCTGGCTTATCTGGTGGGTCTCTCACTGGCCAGTGCGGGCGTCGCTTCTCAGGCCCTCTTCAAGAACCCCATGGCCGATCCCTACATAATCGGAGTGAGCGGCGGGGCGAGTGTGGGTGCCGCCCTGGGGATGATCTACGCTCCCAACTACGTTTCGATTTTCTCGTTCCTCTTCGCCCTCGCGGCGGTTTACGTTGTTTACAGTGTAGCCCGGGTTGACGGCAGGATTCCAATCGACACCCTCCTTCTGGCAGGAGTAGCCTTTGGATTCATGGCCGGAGCCGTTACCTCCTACCTCGTCCTGACCCTCGGGCCCAAGGCCCACCTAACCCAGATGTGGCTTCTCGGAAGCTTCAACGATGCGACGTGGGCCGATGTTAGGGACGTCTTCATAGTTTCCCTGGCGGGCCTTTCCTTCCTCCTGTGGAAGTGGCGGGAGCTCAACCTTCTTCTCTTTGGCGAAGAAAGCGTTGCCCTCGGCCTTGATGTTGAGCGCTTCAGAAAGGAGGTTATCCTGGTCATAACGGTTATGAGCGGAGTCGCCGTCGCGACCTCAGGGATAATAGGGTTCATCGGGCTGGTTGGGCCCCACATAGCGAGACTGCTTGTGGGGCCGAACCACAGAAGACTCACGATAAACGCCGCCCTCCTTGGCGGGATTCTAATGGTCTTGGCGGATCTGGTAGCCAGGATCATCGCTAGACCAACGGAGATTCCGGTGGGGATAGTTACGGCCATGATGGGGGGTCCCTTCTTCCTCTACCTGCTCAGGAAGCACAAGCGGGGGGAGATGAGGCTATGA
- a CDS encoding beta-ribofuranosylaminobenzene 5'-phosphate synthase family protein, translating to MRIRAPAHLHTGNPDLSGDMGRLYGTVGFAIETPSLELEIKKSDRDRSNDEDALRFLRRFRESYDFPPVEVVVHRYIPKWVGVGFHTTLALTIGVGVSRLYGLELSLEDIALAMRRGLITALGFYAVKVGGFIYEGGFPVDKREKAVPPLIFRGEMPEDWLLVVAIPETPRKALAEVRKREDEILGNLKKMPPELADRLSRIVLMKILPSFVERNIKTFGEGLYQFNHLLGEFWSDYQENVYCCDLVNEGIKVMLEKAHCACQTSWGPTFYGLVDGIEQAEALRAEVEAFLRENGDGGEVFITKGDNRGMVVLDG from the coding sequence GTGAGAATACGTGCACCGGCCCACCTGCATACCGGAAACCCCGACCTCAGCGGGGACATGGGCAGACTCTACGGTACCGTCGGCTTTGCGATAGAAACTCCCTCACTGGAGCTGGAAATCAAGAAATCGGACAGGGATAGATCAAACGACGAGGATGCCCTTAGGTTTCTGAGGAGGTTCAGGGAATCTTACGACTTCCCTCCAGTTGAGGTTGTAGTTCACAGGTACATACCGAAGTGGGTGGGAGTCGGCTTTCACACTACCCTCGCGCTGACAATTGGAGTGGGTGTGTCCAGGCTCTACGGCCTTGAACTGTCCCTGGAAGATATCGCTTTGGCCATGCGCAGGGGGCTCATAACGGCCCTTGGTTTTTACGCGGTCAAAGTAGGGGGCTTCATATACGAAGGCGGCTTTCCCGTTGATAAGCGGGAAAAAGCTGTTCCACCACTGATATTTAGGGGAGAAATGCCCGAAGACTGGCTCCTTGTTGTGGCAATCCCAGAGACTCCGAGAAAAGCTCTGGCAGAGGTCAGAAAGAGAGAAGACGAAATACTTGGAAACCTGAAGAAGATGCCGCCGGAACTAGCGGACAGACTTTCAAGGATAGTCCTCATGAAGATCCTTCCATCCTTCGTTGAGAGGAACATCAAAACCTTTGGGGAAGGTCTCTACCAGTTCAACCATCTCCTTGGCGAGTTCTGGAGCGACTACCAGGAGAACGTTTACTGCTGTGACCTCGTGAACGAGGGGATAAAAGTCATGCTCGAAAAGGCTCACTGCGCCTGCCAGACGAGCTGGGGGCCGACTTTCTACGGCCTTGTGGATGGTATTGAACAGGCTGAAGCGCTCAGGGCTGAAGTTGAGGCTTTCCTGAGAGAGAACGGTGACGGTGGTGAGGTTTTCATCACGAAGGGCGACAACAGGGGGATGGTGGTGCTGGATGGTTAA